One region of Lytechinus pictus isolate F3 Inbred chromosome 8, Lp3.0, whole genome shotgun sequence genomic DNA includes:
- the LOC129266493 gene encoding transcriptional regulator ERG homolog, with protein MTDPDEVARRWGERKSKPNMNYDKLSRALRYYYDKNIMTKVHGKRYAYKFDFAGLAQAMQPVQADPSMYRYQSDLTYLPGYHPTKLNFVGTPINPSTNASLFSSHSSYWSSPTGANIYPSGHVTHPHASHMSSHIGTYYG; from the coding sequence ATGACCGACCCCGATGAAGTAGCCAGAAGATGGGGAGAAAGGAAAAGCAAACCAAACATGAACTACGACAAGCTAAGTCGAGCCCTGCGCTACTACTATGACAAGAACATCATGACCAAGGTACATGGAAAGCGATACGCGTATAAGTTCGACTTCGCTGGACTAGCTCAAGCCATGCAGCCAGTTCAGGCCGATCCTAGCATGTACCGATATCAGTCCGACCTCACCTACCTACCTGGATACCACCCGACCAAACTAAACTTTGTGGGTACACCAATCAACCCGTCCACCAATGCCAGCCTCTTCAGCTCTCACAGTTCATACTGGTCATCTCCCACAGGTGCAAATATCTACCCCAGTGGTCACGTGACACATCCTCACGCAAGTCACATGTCCTCACACATAGGCACTTACTACGGATAA